In Vibrio cyclitrophicus, one genomic interval encodes:
- the fruB gene encoding fused PTS fructose transporter subunit IIA/HPr protein: MLKLSKSDITLGQTADDKFKAIQNIAGDLTAKGLVDSGYVEGMLNRENQNSTFLGNGIAIPHGTTDTRSLVKETGVAVHHFPEGIDWADGNRVYVAIGIAAKSDEHLGILKQLTKVLAADGVEEKLKQAKSEDEIIALLNGEVQLEADLDASLVQLLFPASDMVQMSAVAGGLLKNTGCTDNAFVADLVTKTPTHLGQGLWLLGSDKGVTRTGVSFVSTANHCEYEGTPVKALVAFAACNSAHQSILANLSKMVFEGKQQQLLTADIAQVIGLLKGEAVSTASQDDDNCAVFKIKNAHGLHARPGAMLVAEAKKFESTIRVSNLDGDGKEVNAKSLMKVIALGVKHGHQLQFVAEGEDAAQALESIGKAIASGLGEG, translated from the coding sequence ATGCTTAAACTATCAAAATCCGACATCACTCTTGGTCAAACGGCCGATGACAAATTCAAAGCTATCCAGAACATTGCTGGCGACCTAACCGCGAAAGGCTTAGTTGACTCTGGCTACGTTGAAGGAATGCTGAACCGTGAAAACCAGAACTCTACGTTCCTAGGTAACGGCATCGCGATTCCTCACGGCACCACTGACACGCGTAGCCTAGTAAAAGAGACAGGCGTAGCGGTTCACCACTTTCCTGAAGGTATTGATTGGGCAGACGGCAACCGTGTTTACGTAGCAATTGGTATTGCAGCGAAATCTGACGAGCACTTAGGCATCCTTAAGCAGCTAACAAAGGTTCTAGCGGCAGACGGTGTTGAAGAGAAATTAAAGCAGGCGAAATCAGAAGACGAAATCATCGCCCTACTTAATGGCGAAGTTCAACTAGAAGCAGACCTAGACGCTTCTTTGGTTCAGCTACTGTTCCCTGCAAGCGACATGGTTCAAATGTCTGCAGTTGCGGGCGGCCTACTTAAGAACACAGGTTGCACAGACAACGCATTCGTTGCTGACCTAGTAACAAAAACACCGACTCACCTAGGCCAAGGCCTGTGGTTATTGGGCAGCGATAAAGGCGTAACTCGCACTGGCGTATCGTTTGTTTCAACAGCAAACCATTGTGAGTACGAAGGCACACCAGTGAAAGCATTAGTCGCATTCGCAGCTTGTAACAGCGCACACCAATCTATTCTGGCAAACCTAAGCAAGATGGTTTTCGAAGGTAAACAGCAACAACTGTTAACCGCTGACATTGCACAAGTGATTGGCCTTCTAAAAGGTGAAGCGGTTTCTACAGCGTCTCAAGACGATGACAACTGCGCAGTCTTCAAAATCAAAAACGCGCACGGCCTACACGCTCGTCCGGGTGCAATGCTGGTTGCTGAAGCGAAGAAATTCGAATCAACAATCCGCGTTTCAAACCTAGATGGTGACGGAAAAGAAGTGAACGCGAAGAGCTTGATGAAAGTAATCGCACTTGGCGTTAAACACGGCCACCAGCTTCAGTTTGTTGCTGAAGGTGAAGATGCAGCACAAGCACTTGAATCGATTGGCAAAGCTATCGCTTCAGGCCTTGGCGAAGGTTAA
- the cra gene encoding catabolite repressor/activator, giving the protein MTLDEIAKLAGVSKTTASYVINGKAQKYRISEKTQQKVMAVVEEYNYRPDHAASSLRAGNSRSFGLIIPDLENSSYARLAKLIEQNSRKVGYQILIGCSDDDAETERKVAEALVSRRIDALLVASSMPDANEFYLKLQNSGTPVIAIDRPLDDEHFACVISEDFEAAFELTHSILDDSIHSVGLIGALPDLNISRERQLGFEAANKAHTQQTRLIENKPMVVGYGEHFDRESGREIFEGWIAKGTIPDAIVTMSYTLLEGVLDVMVEKPELINQVKLATFGDNRLLDFLPFKVHSLPQQFEVIADSAFALALNASAKRYQAGIELVPRSLVKRG; this is encoded by the coding sequence ATGACACTAGATGAAATTGCCAAACTAGCCGGTGTGTCGAAAACCACGGCCAGTTATGTCATCAACGGCAAGGCGCAGAAATACAGAATCAGTGAAAAGACTCAGCAGAAAGTCATGGCGGTTGTGGAAGAATATAACTACCGACCAGACCATGCTGCTTCGTCGCTGCGTGCTGGTAATAGCCGTTCATTTGGTTTGATTATTCCCGATCTGGAAAACAGCAGTTACGCGCGTTTAGCAAAACTGATCGAGCAGAACTCACGTAAAGTGGGCTATCAAATCCTGATTGGTTGCTCTGATGATGATGCTGAAACCGAACGCAAAGTAGCAGAAGCGTTGGTGAGCCGTCGTATCGATGCCTTGCTTGTTGCGAGTTCAATGCCAGACGCCAATGAGTTTTACTTGAAGCTGCAAAATTCAGGTACACCTGTCATTGCGATAGACCGTCCGTTGGATGATGAGCATTTTGCTTGTGTGATCAGTGAAGATTTCGAAGCCGCGTTTGAACTGACCCATTCGATTCTCGATGACAGTATTCATAGTGTTGGCTTAATTGGTGCGTTACCTGATCTGAACATTTCACGTGAACGTCAGCTGGGTTTTGAAGCGGCGAATAAAGCACATACTCAACAAACAAGGCTAATAGAAAACAAGCCGATGGTTGTGGGTTATGGCGAACACTTTGATAGAGAATCAGGGCGTGAGATTTTTGAGGGTTGGATTGCGAAAGGTACAATTCCCGATGCGATCGTGACTATGTCTTACACCTTGTTAGAAGGTGTGTTGGATGTGATGGTCGAAAAGCCAGAGCTGATCAACCAAGTGAAGCTGGCGACCTTTGGTGATAACCGTTTATTGGATTTCTTACCTTTCAAAGTCCATTCACTGCCTCAGCAATTCGAAGTGATTGCCGACAGCGCTTTTGCACTTGCTTTGAACGCGTCAGCTAAGCGCTATCAAGCTGGTATTGAATTAGTGCCGAGAAGCTTAGTCAAACGAGGCTAG
- a CDS encoding bifunctional protein-serine/threonine kinase/phosphatase: protein MTISFSQGQIIAPESNNQLTLKFGGYSNQGVRDENQDAIIVKHPKTRAEQELKGSVACIADGASCSEHGQKASHTSVMQFIDDYYATPQSWSIQRSAQKVLTSLNSWLFNTSVSNIHPAQQVNHNALVSTFSSVILKSNTAHIFHVGDSRIYLLRDGELRQLTRDHTRKNMGQKHYLTRALGMDNQLNVDYQTLPIKKNDCFILTSDGVHEFVSPNTFKEHINKPGSDFEYAAQTICNTALSHNSSDNVSCLIVQVSHLPKPSLIEFHEKLAKRAIPPALKLGQSIDNFMVLEVLYAGSRSHVYRVMQKETQTEFVLKVPSVQYHDSPSQLRAFFNEQWAGILLKNKRVMKVYPTPENSQFLYQICEWVEGITLRQWMYDNPKPSLNEVRDILEKITQGIRVLQRADMVHRDLKPENIMIQRDGEIKIIDLGAVLVRGIEEGEQTEQDSTPLGAVNYIAPETIKHNTATTSSDLFSIAVIGYEMLTGTLPYSEMTAQSLKQSRHHQWEYQPLTQKRADIPAWVDLVLQKACAESPSERHQVLGDFVADLYTPNQSLVKSKAKQPLINRNPIQFWKVLALLLGIVAIVEMGLLLGSS from the coding sequence ATGACAATTTCATTCAGCCAAGGGCAAATCATCGCGCCAGAATCAAACAACCAGTTAACGCTTAAGTTTGGTGGTTATTCGAATCAAGGCGTACGTGATGAAAACCAAGATGCCATCATTGTAAAACACCCCAAAACTCGCGCGGAACAAGAGTTGAAAGGCAGTGTTGCCTGCATAGCAGACGGCGCAAGTTGCAGTGAGCATGGCCAGAAAGCCAGTCACACCAGCGTGATGCAGTTTATCGACGACTATTACGCCACTCCCCAAAGCTGGAGCATTCAACGCTCGGCACAGAAAGTCTTAACTTCACTCAATTCTTGGCTCTTCAACACGTCTGTTTCTAATATTCATCCCGCACAACAAGTGAACCACAATGCCCTCGTTTCGACGTTCAGCAGCGTGATACTTAAATCGAACACCGCACATATATTCCACGTTGGCGACAGCCGTATCTACTTATTAAGAGATGGAGAATTACGCCAACTGACACGCGATCACACGCGTAAAAATATGGGGCAGAAGCATTATCTAACACGTGCCTTAGGCATGGACAACCAACTCAACGTTGACTATCAAACCCTGCCTATCAAGAAAAACGACTGTTTTATCCTGACATCTGATGGGGTGCATGAGTTTGTCTCCCCCAACACCTTCAAGGAACACATCAATAAGCCTGGATCGGATTTCGAATACGCAGCACAAACCATCTGTAACACTGCTTTAAGCCACAATAGCTCAGACAACGTGAGCTGCTTGATTGTGCAAGTCAGTCATCTGCCTAAACCTTCGCTCATTGAATTCCATGAAAAGCTGGCTAAACGCGCGATTCCACCAGCGCTAAAACTTGGCCAAAGCATCGACAACTTTATGGTCCTTGAGGTGTTATATGCAGGCTCTAGAAGCCATGTGTATCGTGTGATGCAGAAAGAGACCCAAACCGAGTTCGTGCTGAAAGTCCCTTCCGTTCAGTATCACGATAGCCCTTCGCAACTTCGTGCCTTCTTTAATGAACAATGGGCGGGGATCTTGTTAAAAAATAAGAGAGTAATGAAGGTTTACCCGACGCCAGAGAACTCGCAATTCTTATATCAAATCTGTGAGTGGGTAGAAGGCATCACCCTGAGACAATGGATGTACGACAATCCAAAACCGTCACTCAATGAAGTGCGCGACATACTAGAAAAGATCACGCAAGGCATTCGAGTATTACAACGTGCAGATATGGTGCACCGAGACTTAAAGCCCGAGAACATCATGATTCAGCGTGATGGTGAGATCAAAATCATCGACCTTGGTGCGGTGTTAGTGAGAGGTATTGAAGAGGGAGAACAAACAGAACAAGACTCGACACCACTGGGCGCGGTGAATTACATCGCACCGGAAACCATTAAGCACAACACGGCCACCACAAGCTCGGATCTGTTCTCTATCGCAGTGATCGGCTATGAGATGCTGACAGGTACATTGCCCTACTCTGAAATGACTGCACAATCGCTTAAGCAATCTCGTCATCATCAGTGGGAATACCAACCACTCACACAAAAGCGTGCTGATATACCGGCTTGGGTGGATTTGGTGTTACAAAAAGCCTGCGCGGAATCGCCAAGCGAACGCCATCAAGTGTTGGGGGATTTTGTGGCAGACCTTTACACACCAAACCAAAGCTTGGTGAAAAGCAAAGCCAAACAACCTTTGATAAACCGAAACCCTATCCAGTTTTGGAAAGTGTTGGCTTTGTTGCTCGGCATTGTTGCCATTGTAGAAATGGGCTTATTGCTTGGTTCTAGTTAA
- a CDS encoding NarK family nitrate/nitrite MFS transporter, with amino-acid sequence MDNTKFSLLSFTGKMKTLHLSWMAFFITFVVWFNFAPLLQMVKTSLGLSTEEIKTLLILNVALTIPARVAIGMLTDRYGPRLVYSSLLAVCSIPCFMFALADSFIQAAIARFLLGFIGAGFVVGIRLVSEWFPHNELGTAEGIYGGWGNFGSAAAAFTLPTLALAFGGEDGWRYAVGITGAMSLAFSFIFYKNVSDTPKGSTYFKPAQVTAMEVTSKGDFFFLLIMKIPMYAALALLTWKLSPSNINMLSDMAVYSVYAGLAALYVYEVSQVWKVNKNVFKEEVPEIHQYKFKQVAVLNVLYFATFGSELAVVSMLPLFFSETFELTPVLAGMVASAYAFMNLMSRPGGGWISDKFGRKPTLLILTIGLAVGYFAMGQVDSTWPVWLAVVAAMACSFFVQAGEGAVFATVPLIKRRMTGQIAGMTGAYGNVGAVVYLTVLSFVSYQTFFLVIAGTAVLGFVTLMFMEEPNGQIAEVNDDGSVTLIRVS; translated from the coding sequence ATGGATAACACAAAATTTTCGCTGCTTTCATTTACGGGTAAGATGAAAACCTTACACCTAAGTTGGATGGCATTTTTTATCACCTTTGTTGTATGGTTCAACTTTGCTCCACTACTGCAAATGGTAAAAACCTCGCTTGGTCTTTCCACTGAAGAGATCAAAACACTCCTTATTCTCAACGTTGCCTTAACCATTCCGGCACGTGTCGCAATAGGCATGCTAACCGACAGATACGGCCCAAGGTTGGTCTACTCTTCACTACTCGCGGTCTGTTCTATCCCTTGTTTTATGTTTGCTCTGGCAGACTCTTTCATTCAAGCGGCGATTGCACGTTTCCTATTAGGTTTCATCGGTGCTGGCTTCGTGGTTGGTATTCGTCTTGTGTCTGAGTGGTTCCCACACAATGAATTGGGTACAGCTGAAGGCATTTATGGTGGCTGGGGTAACTTCGGTTCAGCAGCTGCAGCATTCACGCTTCCAACTCTCGCTCTAGCTTTTGGTGGTGAAGACGGCTGGCGTTATGCGGTCGGTATTACTGGCGCAATGAGCTTAGCGTTCTCGTTTATCTTCTACAAAAACGTGTCAGATACACCAAAAGGTTCGACTTACTTCAAGCCTGCTCAAGTAACGGCGATGGAAGTGACATCAAAGGGTGACTTTTTCTTCCTACTTATTATGAAGATCCCAATGTATGCCGCTTTAGCACTACTGACTTGGAAGCTATCACCAAGCAACATCAACATGTTGTCTGACATGGCAGTTTACTCTGTGTATGCAGGTTTGGCTGCGCTTTACGTGTACGAAGTGTCGCAAGTTTGGAAAGTAAACAAGAACGTATTTAAAGAAGAAGTGCCAGAGATTCACCAGTACAAATTCAAGCAAGTTGCGGTACTTAACGTATTGTACTTCGCGACATTTGGTTCTGAGCTAGCGGTAGTTTCTATGTTGCCTCTGTTCTTCTCTGAAACCTTTGAATTAACACCAGTTCTTGCTGGTATGGTTGCGTCAGCTTATGCCTTTATGAACCTAATGTCTCGCCCAGGTGGTGGTTGGATTTCAGATAAATTCGGTCGTAAACCAACACTGCTTATTCTAACGATTGGTCTTGCTGTGGGTTACTTCGCAATGGGTCAAGTTGACAGCACATGGCCTGTATGGCTAGCGGTTGTCGCGGCGATGGCGTGTTCTTTCTTCGTACAAGCGGGTGAAGGTGCAGTATTCGCAACGGTACCTCTAATCAAGCGTCGTATGACAGGTCAGATTGCAGGTATGACGGGGGCTTACGGTAACGTGGGTGCGGTAGTTTACCTAACTGTGTTGTCATTCGTAAGTTACCAAACCTTCTTCTTAGTAATTGCAGGAACAGCGGTACTCGGCTTCGTTACTCTGATGTTCATGGAAGAGCCTAACGGCCAAATTGCTGAAGTGAATGACGATGGTAGCGTGACCTTGATCAGGGTCAGCTGA
- the nirD gene encoding nitrite reductase small subunit NirD, translating into MENWTTVCSTRDLTPNGGICAKVDDNQVAIFYCKRSDTLYGLSNYDPIGKANVMSRGIIGSLSGEPYVASPLYKQHFHLETGACLEQPELKLMKFEVRKQGEHVQVLAPLAIAS; encoded by the coding sequence ATGGAAAATTGGACAACCGTATGTAGCACCCGGGACTTAACCCCAAATGGGGGGATTTGCGCCAAAGTAGACGATAACCAAGTGGCTATTTTTTACTGCAAGCGCAGCGACACGCTTTATGGGCTCTCTAATTACGACCCTATCGGCAAAGCGAATGTGATGTCACGTGGTATAATTGGTTCATTAAGCGGTGAGCCTTACGTAGCCTCACCCTTATACAAGCAGCATTTCCACTTAGAAACTGGCGCGTGCCTTGAACAACCAGAACTCAAGCTCATGAAATTTGAAGTTCGCAAGCAAGGTGAACATGTACAAGTTCTCGCACCTCTTGCTATCGCCAGTTAA